DNA from Phoenix dactylifera cultivar Barhee BC4 unplaced genomic scaffold, palm_55x_up_171113_PBpolish2nd_filt_p 000184F, whole genome shotgun sequence:
AATTACAACACAAAATATAATGAATGCCAAGCATATCTATACTTTCCTAACAACAATTAAGCATGTGGTGGTTTCATTGCATAAATAATCATTTGCTTCTTGGGATAGATGCCTACACCAATCATGTATAAGTTTTGCTGAATTTTGCTCTATTCACGTATTGATTCTAGGTCAACCAATATGCACCTACGATTTGTCTTAGTGAGATCATTCCTTTGAACTATAAGCAAATGGGTACATTTTCTACAACAAAGATGAATTTGATTGAGGAACCCTTCCCAATTATATCTtaaacttgaaaaaaaaatcatttatgcATCTCATTAGAGATGCACATCACTAATTTTTTTTCGGATTCTGCCAAGGTACTTGTCATTCTTAGTTGAATGTTAAGTATTGCATACTCATTGGTTGcttgattatttatttaaacAAAATATTTGGAAATGAGTGGTTGATGACGAAGGTAAGATCATCATTTGTCTATTTTAAGCTAAAAAGCAATCTTATTTCTCATATCACGCCAAGGAAATACAATAAAGCATGCCAAACAGAAGCACAAATTTTTAGTCAAACAAAATAgacaaaaatcataaaataactaTGCTTACTGCTGTAATTTTAACTATTTTAATTTGTCTTATGCTACAATCAAAGGCAGTCAAACATAATGCTTATGAGTTTCATCCTTTCAAAGAAATTTTCTGCAATTGGCTCTCACTGTCATTATCAAACTCTAGAAATTCGCCACATGGTTGTTCTTATATGAAATCATTTTTTCTTGTTAGTTATTATCATCCAAATCTAACTTTTATCAATTAGTTTTGCTCACATGACATTTTTTCTACGAACAAGACCTGCCAAATTTTGAAAATTCCATGTGTTGTCTTGTTTGATGATCTCCAAACAAATTTGTGGTTTAAACACATGCTTAATTTAGAGATATCAAACAATAATTGCTTACAACGGAGAAAGCTCGGATCTCTCACAGATCTATTCCATTATCTAAAAATTACTCTTCTAAGACCTCAGTTGGATACCTTTTCTCCGCATCTTCTGTTTTTCGTGCTCGTTGCGAGTACCATTTCCATTATAAAAATTAATgtttagaagaggaaggggaacgGGGATTAATATTTTCCCATGAGCTTTTTCCTTGGTACAAGGTTAAGCTATATGTACATGATTCCGGGGGAACAGCGTACCAAGAGGTACAAAACCGAGGACGTACGTAGCCAGCCACTTGTCCCTCACCATCCTGCCACGTGACGCCCAAATTCCCCTCAAAACACAGAACGCACCCACTTACACACCCTCCCACCAAACCATGCGGACCCCAACCACGCTCAAGTGAGAGAGCGTTACTTCCCACAATTCCAACGGCTGGGTGCCCCGCTCCCTTCGCTCGCTTCACGACAGCCATCCCCTCTTGCTTCTTCTCCCACCCCCCTCGATCGGTCGACACCCGCCACTAACGGAGACCCccacgctctctctctctctatctttttaAACCCTCGGGCAGAGCGAGACAAAACCCCAGTCCAACCCGAAACCGCCAACCCCCTTGCATCCCCTTCGCATGTGTAGCCGCGCATGGACTCCGCCATGACACTTGTCCTCCAACCATTCGTTTCCACCGCCCACAGCCCCAGGGCCATTGGCCGGAAGCCATCAGCCTCCCCTGGCCAGCCTTGCCGGACGGCAAATGTCTAGAGAGAAAGCGAGAGAAACCAACaaacaaacaagaaagaaaaggagagagagaaacccCTTCTCCTCTTGCCACCCTATCACAGTACGGATCCCTTAAATCCCCTCGCTCCAAGCCAACGTGTCCTCCTTCCACAGCCCACCTCTCCACGTACCCAACCTTCGCACACGTGCCACCTCCCCTGCCCTCCTCCGCCACCGTCCTGTTGCCCTCCCCCCATTGGCCCACCCCCTCTCTAAAACCCCTCCCACCACCACCCCCTCTCTTCCCCCATCACCCactgtagagagagagagagagagagccatggCGATGCTCCAGTCCGCCGTTGACGTGGCCAAGACCCACGAGATCATGGCCCGCTTCCGGCCCATCGCCCCCAAGCCCGCTCTCCCCCCGCTCCCCGACGGCCCATCTGACCActcctccccatccccatccccctccttcgcctccgcctccgccgccgccctccACCTTCGCGGCCGCCCCTGCCGCGCCCGCAAGCGCGGCCGCTCCACCCTCGCCTCTCTCCCCTCCAAGCGCCCGCGCACCCCCTTCTTTCCACCACTCCTCCCCTCCACCACCCCGGCCCAACTGGGCCTCGCCCGTGggctccctctcctcccctccttCTCCGCCCCCGAAAAACCGCCCATCAAAACCTCCGGCGACCCCctcaccctctccctcctcccaCCCAACCCCTCTCCGGATTCCGACCGAGACCTCGTCTCCGTCGCCCCCCCGCGAGGAATCCCCGTGGAGCGGGACCTCCTCCAGAAGCTCCAGCAGCCCAAGGTCATCGTGCCACTGCCCATCCGGCCCGTGGGCTCGAGCATCACCATCGGGCCCATCACCCTCGACACCGGCCCCGCCCCGCCGGCGCCTGCGAAGAAGCcccaggaggtggaggaggaggtggagtcCGACCTGCTCCCGGCGGTCGTCTCCGACTCCCGGAACCGGGTCCGGATCGCCAATTCAGCTTACAAGGAGATGGTCGGGCAGCCGGAGTGCCCCTGGCTCGACTTGATGGCCTCCGTCGGCAGCCGCAGTCTCGGGATGCGGCTGGCGTCGAGGAGGATCAGCGGAGCGGTGATGCTCGACCTGTCGGAGTCGTCGGTGCCGCTGACGTCCAAGGGGTTCTCATGCAGGGCgaggatacagtgggcaagcaACGGCACCAAGACCTTGATCCATGTGCCTTGTGATGTGAGAAGGCTCTACTGCGACTCCAAGGATTATCTCTTCACCTGGAGGTTTCGCACCGCCGAGGCTTCTGTCAGCTACTGCAAAGCTTGAATGGCTCCTCATCATTGTCTTCCATCTTTACTgctatcttatgtaaatgatatAAGAACAGAGTGCTAGTAGAAGCGATACTAGACTGGAGCTGTATAGAAATGAAATCATTTAAattgaatatttatttattattaaatgtgCCAGATCTCATTAGTGTTGATTTGACTTGCATGCCTTCAGTTTGGATGCAAAAGAGACATCAGAAGCCCAACTacattgaaaaaggaaaaaagcaaaaaaggaaaaaaaaggaaaaaaagaataagaaccGCCATGTTTGGGTTTTCTCCTCACAatcaaagagaagaaaataatgGTCTCTATTCTTCTTCAGCCATTGGGGGACCCTTCCACTTGAAATTGTCTGTGTAAGCCACTAAGCCTCAACACACAGAATGAGAAATTTCAGAACATATTAGAGACACAAGCTTAAATGTGACCCAAAAGAGGAATAAATGGTACCTCAAAACAGTACGTACTATCACTTGCTATGAAATGGACGCTCACAGATGCTACTATGATGAACTAGATGAATAACGAAAGTCTAGAAAGTTTTATCCAATCTAGCTTCACCGAATCACGAGGCTAGCTATATCGGcggaattttttttcaaaagcgtCAGTTGTTACCGtcgcatgaaaaaaaaattatcgacATTTTTATCTAGCACCAGTAATATAGAATCggttataaaaaaagaaattgtcGCAGTGCTACCATGTAAGAACGACAAACGGACATACTTCTTAAAAATACGACAAACGGACATACTTCTTAAAAATACGGCTGAGATTCAAGCTTAGCGACCCAAAAGCGAACTTAAGAACCTCGACAAGTACGTACCGGCTTGATAATGATAAATACCGAAAGCCTAAACCACAAACTTCTATCCAATCTAGCTTCACCCGACCAGGAGACTACCATGCAAGAACGACAAACGAAGATACTACTTAAAACATGCAGCAGGAATCCAAGCTTAAATGACCCAAAAGAGAACTTATGATGCCTCAAGGAAGTATGTACCGGACCACCAAAATGGTAGCACAGTTGGAACGGAGCTTTATTTCCAACGGAGTGACCCAAATTTGAAATGcgcggacgtcgattaaatgcgGAGATCGGATGCCCTTCACTTAGTTTGTCCGTTGGGAGCGCTACTGCTTCTCTGGTACTGAGGTGGTGCTggagtgacgtactcacacacgGATTCTCCCTTGCTGGTAGGGAGGGTATGAGAAACTTTCTACTTGCATCGAACATTTTCTGATGGAATGAGGGCCTAGTAGGGGCTGCTATGCGGGTGGAGTTAATTCCCCTttcttgtcctttttttttaatacccaaaaaaaaaaaaaaggagtacgTACCGGCACTTGCATGAAAGAGACACTTCACCTGTGAAAGGAACATTTCGCcgataataatttgataacgACAAGTAACGAAAGCCTAGACGACAAACTTCTATGCAATCTAGCTTGATCCAATCGCGAGGTTACCATGCAAGAACGACAAACGAAAACATGTTTCTCAACCATAAAGCTTAAAAACTTTTAGGCAATTGCACGCGATCTAGGCCCAACAGTTATGCTCCAGAgattatttaaatttcagaagaGCAGCAAGCTGAAAGAACCATTTCAAGATATTTTGAGAATCCATGTCTTAATCGGGCATATAACTGATGTTGGATAAGCCACGAGCTACGTGTTGCTACAACCATGACTTGTCCACTGGAGTGTGCCATGGATCACCTAGAGGATAAGCAATAAACCCTGTGAGTTTGGAATTAAACAAGGGTGACCATGGCATTATGAACATCTGTTGTCATTTTAGTTGTTAACACCATAACATGTGTAAAAGTATGAACGGAGTATCTCTTTAATCATAAAACGTGCAGGTAGGTGAtctcaaacaaacaaacaaaaaaatcagACTAATAAGCGGGGTTGGCTTCCTTTTAGGCTGCATACGTGTATCGGAAGGCGAACATAATCGCAGATTGGGTTGCCTCTTACGTTGCTCGGCACACCGGAGAGTTTCTTTGGACTAGTGCCTATGAGATTCCCTCTTCCTTGTATCACTTTATTATTTCTGACTTGTCAGGTTGTACCCATATaagagctatatgaatgttgttttcaccaaaaaaaaacaaacaaaaagaaatttgatggggacatcagagcccttcatccagatgatcctgagcctccggattgagccagacgcatttatttgcatttagggatttatttgtggtttattttatttctgagtttatttgcattttagggcttatttgtggtttatttgtgttatttgtgggcttattaggatttattgttgtgtaagggggtttatgcaagttgtgtatttgggccctatatatagggaactattttcatgattagggtttagtgaatgattaagaatttcttttcccccagatcttattcttcctcctcctcctcctcttctcttcttcctgtgtctctagaacctcttcttccttcttcctctcttgtttcttccttcttcttctcttccccgcactggtgctgcatcaacttggtatcagagcaaccgGTTTTGCTTCTATTGCCAAAGCCCCGATCCGTCAACAGTTTTTCTTTCCCTCGGTTACCATCAACAACAAGAACAGACCCCTTCCCTCTGTCAGTCCGctcaccaaagaaaaaaaaaaaaaaaaaggatcactGCCGAGTCTGTGAAGGCCCAGATCGACAGCCATCCGCATCcgaccccccctctctctcggtcTGTGTCTTCaccagagcaaaaaaaaaaaaaaaaaaaaaaagttctgcagccgagagagaagaaagagccaCAGCCCCTGCACCAGACTCTCCTTCGCGTCTCTCTGACTTGATCCACCAGCTCGCCCGCGCCGCCCACGGCCGACCCGTGGCAAACCCGGGAACGCCAGCCATCCCCCGCTGCAGGTCACGGAGCCGCAGCCGTGACTGCCGACGCGTCACCGGAAGCACCGCCGGCCGGAGCCCGTGACCGGCCCCGCCCGCCGCCATAGGTCCCAGAGCCCCGGCCACCGCCATCGCCGTGAAGATCGGAGCCTTCTCCCGAAACCATCAAGAGGTTGAAGAAAACAAACCTAACGGGTAAGATCCAAACCCGTTACCCGTTTCTCTGCTAGCCCGGAtccattccaaaaaaaaaaaaaaaatacacgtGCCTTGCACGTGAGGAACTAACGGGTTATCGGAGCGGTTCACGCTCGACAACCCGAATCCGACCGGATCCAAGGTTATAACAACACACGTGATCTCACgtgtctcaaaaaaaaaaaaaaaaaaagaagtcggatcacgtgacctgcacgtgtttcccctcaaaaaaaaaaaaaaaataccaaccTCTGTTCTGCCGAAaaggaaaccctagggtttccacCGTCCCCTTCGCCACCGTCGCCGAGCTCCGCCTGCAGCGCCGCCTCTGGCCGCTCCGCCTTTCCTCCTCGCCGCCGTCGTGCCACCccttcgccgccgtcgccgagcTCCGCCTGCAGCGCCACCACCAGCCGCTCCGCCTTTCCTCCTCGCCGCCGTCGTGCCAACCCCATTTCCGCTGCCTCGCCGAGTCTGCCGCCGCTCATCTTTCGCGGCAGCCTTCTCTCTGCCGCTCCATCTCTGTTGCGCCACCTCCGCCGGGCTCCGTCTCCACCGAGCCTCgtttgccgccgccgccgtgtcCGCCTTCACTGCGACCCGAGGACGTCTCCCCGTGAACGACACCGGACCCACGCCATCCTCGCCACCGCCACCCCGAGCACCACCACAGCACCTCCCCGACTTCGGCCGCCATCCCAACCGtcgcctccctcatctgctctcCCCCTTGGCCATCACCGtcgcctccctcatctgctctcCCCCTTGGCCATCCATCTTTCCCGCACGAACCAAGGCCCCAGCCGCTCTTGCTTCTGTACTGGCCCAAGCCCGTGCGCCATCAATTGAGCGCGGCCCAAGCCCAAGCGGCTGCAGGTCCGATCTCAGGCCCAAACCAGATTGTTCTTCAGCCCATTTCAACAGCCCCGGAAGCCTTGTGCTGTAGATGCAGGTCCATAACTCCAGCTAGCTCTGCCCGGCGCCAACTTCGTGTCCGAGACTCCACGAGCAGACGATTCTGGTTGACTGCATCCGCCACAGTTGATAGGTTTCTACTTTTtctggcttgttcatttaattatgttctagttctcttgcatgatagccacattttgaaaacttatattgCTGTTATAATTCAGAACATTGAACCTCTCACTTCCGAACCCGTCCTATTACCCTTTAAATCTTgacattaaattagcacaccctagtaacaggacgtttctcaacattattcgatcatattgatttaggatcagaacaactgtactacttgattgcaatctaatttcttaaattgaataatcttaatccttaattctgaataaccgaagtaaaaatcagcaacatttaaatttaagctattattgtgaagacttgctgatttctgaaatcataatagattgcattagtaggttgtcctgcatcaaatctGGTCCTGCATCATACTTAtaagggtttcattagtgacactacatttcacatcatcacccagtgtcatcagtgcaagccaacctgtagtgatatggagcactatctcaatcaacctaaaacccctgtagctaccatgaattccgacattttgaggtctctCTTAGAACAGATCGTTGCCATGCGGGCTGGAAACAAGGAATTCcaacaagagatccgtgagctcgtgcaaaattctaggacccctaaatcgccaacccctgttacagcccaaatcggtttggtcgcaccacctgtagtccttccccactctcctaggcaccaaacccaatactctaggtgtcaacaattcggccatatagcgccccaatgttccactaagacctacccgattactgaactagaagttaggaaccaagaggccgaatatgtcgaagaagtctatgaaccaaatatagaagactatgaagaagactttgaagacgaacctacagaattagactttgtccaaaatgattcccaaagggagactattgatctaagtacaaccaagccacttcacatcactattgtggaagaggtagtgacagatattgagagcaagtcacctgaattggcacttgtagctaaagatacccatgCAGAGTCCAACCTTAAACATTCCCCAGTAGTAGTTTCtcttctagaggagtttcatgatgcactccctgatgatcttccggatgcactttctccaatgcgtgatatccaacgcGCAATCGATCTAGTTCCCGGAGCATCCCTGTCCAACCttccacatcataggctcagaccgaatgcatatgctaggacctggaatttaatgttaccaacagttgagtttgcatataatagttcggttcaTAAGTCCATAGGCATGAATCCATTCGAAATGGTGCTTGATTACAAACCTAAgcaacccatagacctgtttttcatgtctTATCAGTATAGAGTcgttgagtctgcacaatcaattgcatcacatccacattcattgcatcaagaaatcagcaactgtagtcactttaataacttaaaatataaatcccttgctgatttaactagacgttataatgagttaagtaaaagagattacgtcatgataagaattaggtttgaacgactttcttcggaaacgtttaagaaattgcaaatttgtagtgcagaacagttcaaaatcttaaagaaaaccagttcgaatgcatatgttgtggatcttcctgatgactatgggattagtgcgacatttaatattgaagatttaatcccatacaaaaagttaatattcatgccttctgacccctttattgatatacctacccatgttggacaccctgacctcttacctgctgttgagccaccaccttccaaatctcatgcacgcagagaacaaatagaacatatattggatgagcaggttatttcaaccaggaatggtagttaccaacgttaccttgttcggtggaaaggtcgaccaaagtctgatgtgacgtggatttccagagcacagttgcagcgccttgaccccgatcttctggagcagtacgacagccgaccAGACttgtactcgacggggtcgagtttttctcacccgggaggagttgatggggacatcagagcccttcatccagatgatcctgagcctccggattgagccagacgcatttatttgcatttagggatttatttgtggtttattttatttctgagtttatttgcattttagggcttatttgtggtttatttgtgttatttgtgggcttattaggatttattgttgtgtaagggggtttatgcaagttgtgtatttgggccttatatatagggaactattttcatgattagggtttaatgaatgattaagaatttcttttcccccagatcttattcttcctcctcctcctccccttctcttcttcctgtgtctctagaacctcttcttccttcttcctctcttgttcttccttcttcttctcttccccgcACTGGTGCTGCATCAAAATTGGACCTGCTAACCAGTGCAGAAAAGCCTTTAGGACTCTAAATAAGCCTTGCAGTAATGATTTCTCTAGCATTACAGTCTTTACCACAATGATACTATCCATATATCAAATTATTTCGTGTATTAGATTTCACTTGACTGTCTACGGCTCCATGGCATGTGCTCAAGGTCTACCCGAAGAAAATTTCTGACATCCAATTTCCAATGAacaacaacagcaacaacacCATGATCAAAAGTTAACATTGCCTTTCCATTTCTAGCTTAAAGCAAGCATGTTGCTCAATTGTTCTCTTAGAGTAGTGTCGTATAAATGTATGTGGCTTAAAGCATGAATACAGCCTCCTATGCCTGCTTCAGCAGTCATCTTCCAAAAATTGAGGAATAGCTTTGCAGACACAAAAAGGGGCTCTATTTTCCCTTCAATTTATGTTCTAAAATTCTTCATCCCAAATGTCCGTTTCTTGAGAAAAATCACTTCAAAGGCCCTTAATGGTAAGAATCCCCAGAAGCAATTCTAACAACAACATAGGCCAGATATGTTTCTAGAAATTGTAATTgatcaaaattttgattatCTCCCCTTATGTGGAGGTTCGAGACAAGCAGGCTCTGAAGACATCAACAGCTTATAATTATGGCTCTACTCTAAAAGTATATAACCAAATAAAAGATTTCCACATTGGAAAACAAAATACTTGTAGCTCATTATCCAATAACGCCACAAACTTAACATTGAAGCACCATGACAGATCCAAATATGAGGTCAGATTTATGGATCAGAATGTGCAACATTCAAGTGTGGACATAATCTGACTGCCTGCCTACCCAATACCAACATCATAAGAACAAGTCTCAGCACACCTTGAGACTACATTTCAGTAAAGCATCATGTCACCATTGTTGAAATATCAACTTTTAGCATTTATACATGAAAGTTTTCAAGCCCAGcacaaaatcttgaagggaATCAGGAGTTGTTCCAATGGTCACACCTCTCTGCTAAGCAACCAGATGTTTCAGGTTTGAATCTTCAGTGGTGCATCGTCAGGTATTTGGACTTGGATATTTAAAGTGCTGATGGGTCTGCCCCACATtcgtgccaaaaaaaaaaactatatctAGAAAATTTTTTATCAAGCCTGTCAAGTTATAAAGCAATCAGTCCAACAAATTATTCATTGGATATATAAATATGTACATattttctctcaaaaaaattaattttgcacATATTCATAACACATCTTTGTAATATGGACGTGTCGCCATATCTGAACACTTGACACTAGTGTCATGTTTCCAGGTAACATTGCCATGAGACCAAGAAGGTAAAACACTAAACAGCAAGGTGGATCAATCCAATTTGACATTTACATTCATTGCAACTCAGGAGCAACCTCCAGGAGTCTCCTGGACTTGGAACGAGTGTAGATAAGAGGGCAAGGTCTGATAATGTGAATGCATAAATTGGAAGACAGTTAATTAAACTACAGGCTCTGTAATTCCAACAGACAAATATTGTGAGTAggatgtgggattaaacacatgcccgcaccaTCCTCACATACTTTCCTTGTTCAAGTTTTGATGTCCTCATCAGATTAAgggtttaaatccattcaaatctaatcacaaacaccacggtcggttcgtggtcagccccaatggatccgtgctgcagtgtccccaagtccacatagattatgggctGAGTCCGCTCTGATACTGTTTGTCACAACCTAGGatcttacccaaaatggctagtcggaaggtattatttaggttcactcaagatctacccaacaaataactgatgtgggattaaacacacgcccacacgAGTCCGCACACTATGAATACACAAC
Protein-coding regions in this window:
- the LOC103711346 gene encoding uncharacterized protein LOC103711346, translated to ASASAAALHLRGRPCRARKRGRSTLASLPSKRPRTPFFPPLLPSTTPAQLGLARGLPLLPSFSAPEKPPIKTSGDPLTLSLLPPNPSPDSDRDLVSVAPPRGIPVERDLLQKLQQPKVIVPLPIRPVGSSITIGPITLDTGPAPPAPAKKPQEVEEEVESDLLPAVVSDSRNRVRIANSAYKEMVGQPECPWLDLMASVGSRSLGMRLASRRISGAVMLDLSESSVPLTSKGFSCRARIQWASNGTKTLIHVPCDVRRLYCDSKDYLFTWRFRTAEASVSYCKA